The Candidatus Scalindua japonica genomic interval GACAACTCATCTTATTGTCATCTATCTTTATCCCGCCTTTTTTATCAAGTTCAAGCTTCAGGTCATTGATAAGAGGGCCGTGCTCACAATGTTGAAAACCTATTGAGATGAAAACCAGATCAGCAGGAAAAATCTTTTCGGAACCAGGTTTTTCTGTATAAGTGCCGCGTGAACCATCCTCTGGTCTCGTCCAATCTAGTTCTGCCACTTTCAGTCCAGTCAGTTTACCATTTTTACCTATAAACTCTTTTGTCTGATATTTCCAGAATCTCTCACAACCCTCTTCCTGAGATGAACTGGTACTGAACGTTTTTGGCCATTCAGGCCATGGATTACAAGGTGGGCGATCCTTTGGGGGAACATCCTGGTAATAAATATGTGTTACACTTGCCGCTCCCTGGCGGATACTGGTACCGATACAATCTGACCCTGTATCACCACCTCCAATAACAATGACACTCTTTCCTTCAGCAGTAATCACTTCCTTATCCGTAATGATATCACCTGCTATTCTGCGGTTTTGTTGAGTGAGAAAAGGCATCGCAAAATGGACACCATCTAAATCTCTTCCGGGGATTACAAGATTCCTGGGAATTTGTGCTCCAACACAAATAACTACAGCATCGAACGTTCGTGATAAATACATCCCTGAAATATCAATGCCCGCATTTACTTGTGTTTCAAAAGAGACACCCTCTTCTTTCAGTTGATTCAACCTTCTTTCAAGTACACTTCTATCGATTTTATAATCAGGTATACCATAACGTAACATACCTCCAATCCTGTCATCTTTTTCAAATACGGTAACGTCATGGCCTTTTCTGACCAATTGTTGTGCTGCTGCGAGCCCTGCAGGCCCGGAGCCAACAATTGCTACACGTTTGCCTGTCTTCGCTTCAGCAGGTTGAGGCTGTATCCAACCCTCAGACCAGCCTCGTTCGGCAATCTGTTTTTCAATCTGTCTTATAGTGACAGCTCTTCTGTTAATTGATAATGTGCATGATGCTTCACATGTAGCCGGACAAACTCGTCCGGTAAACTCAGGAAAGTTATTCGTTGAATGAAGCATGGCCAATGCGCGCTTCCAATGGCCTTTATAAACAAGATCATTCCAATCCGGTATTCTATTCTTTACCGCGCAACCATAGGCATGGCACGATGGAATCCCACAATCCATACAGCGACTTGCCTGTGATTCCAATTCGCTGTCAGAAACATTTTGCTCAAATTCCTGGAAATTTTTTATGCGTTCATCGACCGGAAGTTTAACACCTGGCTTTCTGTCCATTTCGAGGAATCCTGACGGTTTACCCACTAAACACCTCCTCTGTTGCTAATACCAGCTCATCATCACGGTGCTCTTCCTGTCTGATCCGTTCTAATGATTGCTTATATTCCATTGGCATAACTTTAACAAATAATGGCAGACGACTATCCCAATGATCAAGAATGTCTTTTGCTCTGGCACTTTGTGTATATTCAAAGTGTTTAGTCAGCAGTGTGTGTAAGCAGTTCTTGTCCTCGTCTGTCCAGACACTTTCCAGATCGACCATGTCCAGGTTGCATTTCATACCGAACCATTCGTGCTCGTCGTAAACATATGCGATACCACCACTCATGCCGGCCCCAAAGTTGTTGCCGGTCTGTCCGATAACGACTACCGTTCCTCCGGTCATATACTCGCAACCATGATCACCAACTCCTTCAACCACAGCAGTTGCACCGCTATTTCGTACAGCAAAACGTTCTCCTGCCATACCGTGAAGAAAAACTTCTCCTCCTGTAGCTCCGTAGAGAATTACGTTACCTGCAATAATATTTTGATACGGTTTGAACGTTGATTCTTTAAATGGGTTCACAATAATTTTGCCACCTGACATTCCCTTTCCGACGTAGTCATTAGCATCTCCTTCTACACGTATGGTAATACCCGGGACCAGGAATGCTCCAAGGCTTTGTCCGGCATATCCTTTGAGATTCAATTGGATTGTATCTTCAGGAAGTCCGGCAGAACCGTATTTTCTCGTGACTTCACTACTAAGTATTGTTCCTACAGTTCTATTAATATTACGTATTGGAATATCAATAATTACCTGTTCTTTTTTTGTTAATGCATTTTCAGACAATTTTATTAATTCATTATCAAGTGACATGGATAACTCATGGTCCTGCTTCTTGATACAGTGTAATGTTGTTTTTCCATCAGGGTCCGGGTGAGTTAAGAGAGCGCTGAAATCAAGTTTTTTAGCCTTCCAATGGTCTATTGCCTTTCTTACTTCAAGTTTGTCTACACGTCCAACCATTTCATCAACGGTTTTAAAACCCAGTTCAGCCATGAATTCTCTCATCTCTTGAGCAAGAAATCTGAAAAAACGTTCAACAAACTCAGCCTGTCCATCAAAATTGGCTCGTAACTCCGGATTTTGAGTAGCCACGCCTACAGGACAGGTGTTTAAATGGCATTTCCTCATAAGCACGCAACCCAACGTAACCAGAACGGAAGTACCAAAACAGTATTCTTCCGCGCCAAGCAGTGCCGCAATGACGATATCTCTTCCCGTTTTTAACTGACCATCCGTCTGTACAATAATTCTATCACGGAGTTGGTTGGCAACAAGAGTTTGTTGCGTGTCTGCCAGTCCAAGCTCCCATGGCAAACCGGCGTGCATAATACTTGACCATGGCGCAGCTCCGGTACCTCCATCATAACCACTGATTAATACTTGATCTGCTTTTGCTTTGGATACACCCGCAGCAACAGTGCCTACGCCTGATGCGGCTACCAACTTTATGCACACTTTTGCTTTAGAGTTTGCGCAATGGAGATCGTAAATTATCTGCTTTAAGTCTTCAATAGAATAAATATCATGATGAGGTGGCGGTGAAATCAATGAAACTCCGGGTGTAGTATGTCGTACCTTTGCAATGTCTCGACTCACCTTATGTCCGGGTAACTGTCCTCCTTCACCAGGTTTAGCTCCCTGTGCCATCTTGATCTGGATCTCTTCCGCATTTACCAGATATTCACTGGTTACCCCAAACCTGCCTGAAGCAACTTGTTTGATTTTGGAAATCTTCCAATCGCCGTTTGGCAGTTTTTCAAAACGTTCAGGATCTTCTCCTCCTTCACCAGAATTACTTCTACCTCCAATTCTATTCATTGCAATAGCAATAGATTCATGAGATTCTTTACTTATTGAACCGAATGACATTGCGGCAGTCATAAATCGCTTCATTATATTCTCTACAGGCTCAACTTCTTCAATATTAATCTTAGCAGACTCCTTAAATTCAAAAAGACCACGTAATGTTGCCAGTTCTTTTGTCTGACCATCAACAAGCTGCGTGAACTCTTTAAAGATTTTATAGTCATTGTTTCGTGTTGCCTGCTGTAATTTATAGACGGTCTCCGGATTCCAGAGATGCTTTTCTCCACCATGTCTAACTGAATAATAGCCTCCGACATCAAGGAATTCATCATGTTTGCCATCATACGGAAAGGCATTAAGGTGTCGAGCGTAAACTTCCTGTGCTATCTCTTCCATTCCGATACCACCAATTCGTGATGCAGTGTCACAGAAGTATTCATCAATGACTGCTTTATCAATTCCAACAGCCTCAAAAATCTGAGACCCGAAAAAGCTACGAATTGTTGAAATACCCATACGGCTGAATGACTTTAAGAGCCCTTTTTTAACAGCTGAAATATAGGCATCCATCGCATCTTCCGGATCTTTTTTCTCTACCAGGTACTCCTGCTCCGCCATTTCTCTTACTGTGCTGAAAGCGACGTAAGGACAAATTGCTGTGATTCCAAATGCAATTAAAAGAGTAAAGTGCATCACCTCTCTTGCTTCTCCTGTTTCAATAATCAGTCCGCACGAGCCGCGCAATCCCTTCCTGATTAAGTGATGATGCAGACCTGAAACGGCCAGAAGAGATGGAATAGCACAACGCTCTTTGCTGATATGCCTGTCCGTCATGACCAGTATATTAGCTCCGTCCGAAATATGTCTTTCTGCTTTTTCGAAAAGTGAATTCATGGCAGACTTCAAGGCTTCTCCTCCACCTTGAGTTGGAAATAGAATGTCGATCTTTCTTACCATCAGACCAGGATGATTTGCATTTCGAATTCGCCACATATCTGTAGGTGTTAATATTGGGTGAGACAGTTTAATCTGCCTGCAATGTTCCGGCGTTTCCTCAAGGAATCCGCCTTTTTTCCCGATGTAATTCATCAGTGACATAACGAGCTCTTCACGTAACGGGTCGATGGGTGGGTTGGTTACCTGGGCGAATAACTGCTTAAAATAGTTATACAACAGTTGAGGTTTGTTAGACAATACCGCCAGTGCATTGTCATTTCCCATGGCGCCTATCGGTTCCTGTCCACGGCTTGCCATATGTGAAATAGTGGTATTGATATCCTCATCAGTATATCCGAATGCATGTTGTTGCTTCCTTAATACTTCCAAATCTATTTCAGGTATCCTTGACGGATTAAATAATCCGCGAAGTTCAATAAGGTTTTCTTTTAAATAACGGCGATAGGGCGATTGTCTGGAAATTTTTGCCTTTATTTCATTATCAGGAACGATCCGGTTTTGCTCTAAATCAACCAGGAACATTTTGCCGGGTTGTAATCTACCACGTTGACGAACTTCCTCTCCCGGTATGTCAAGAACACCAGTCTCGGAGGCCATGATTATCATACCGTTTTTAGTAACTGTGTAACGCGCTGGTCTTAATCCATTTCTGTCCAGCATTGCACCGATAAAACGTCCATCAGTAATCACAATGGCAGCAGGTCCATCCCATGGTTCCATAAATGCGGCGTGGTATTCATAAAATGCGCGTTTGTCTTCACTCATATAATACTTCTTACCGCAAGCCTCGGGAACCATCATCATGGCAGAATGTGAAAGTGATCTGCCGGATTTGACAAGCAATTCAAAAACATTGTCAAAGACTGCTGAATCACTTCCGTATTCATCATGAATAACAGGTTTTATCTTCTCTATATCTTTACCTAAAAGCTCAGACTCCAGGTTCTTCTCACGTGCCTTCATCTGATTAATATTGCCACGAAGAGTATTTATTTCTCCATTATGCGCAAGGCATCTGAAAGGTTGAGCAAGGTTCCAGGCCGGGAATGTGTTTGTGCTGTATCGTTGATGAATTATTGCAAATGCTGATGTAAAACGTGGATCACTCAGATCAGGAAAGAAAACCGGAAGTTGGTTTCCTGTGAGTAATCCTTTATAGACAATAGTTTTATGGCTGAAACTACAGACGTAAAACTGACTGTAATCTCCATTTGTCCAAGATGAAATCTCATTTTCTATGCAACGTCTTATGATGTATAGTTTTCTTTCAAAGTTCTCACCTTCAAGCGTTTTACTTGTAATAAAAAGCTGATGTACCGTAGGTTGTGTCAAACGGCTGATCTCTCCAAGTGAATTGCCGTTGGATGGAACATCTCGCCATCCTAAAAATCTGCAATCTTCAGCCTCAACAATTTTTTGTACAGTTTGCCTGCATTCTTTAATCTTGGCTTCTTCCTGAGGCATAAAAAACATACCTATACCATATTTTTCTTCAGGAGGTAAAGCAAGATCTTGTTCAGAACAAACTTGACGAAGAAAATCATCCGGAATTTGCAATAAAAGCCCACCTCCATCTCCCGTCAGTTTGTCGCTCCCAATAGCACCGCGATGTTCTAAATTGATTGAAATCTGAATAGAGTTTGAAACTATAGAATGTGTTGGAGTTCCATCTATATTCGCCACAAAACCGACGCCACAGGCGTCATGTTCGTATATCGGATCATACAATCCAGATCTTTCGGGTTGTCCGGCTAAATTTACATTTTTGAAATTATTAATTTCCAGCATATCAGCTTTTGTTTCCACGTAATATTCCTTGATCTATTTTGCCACTTTGTATGCGTGTAGACTTACAATCTCAATTTGATAAGTTTTATTAAGATCCTGGCAGCCAATCACAGCGCGTGTTGGAGAACATTTGATATATTTTCTATACACCTCATTCATCTCGCCCCAATAATCTATATTCTTCATGAAGATGACAGTATTAATAACTCTGTCAAAATTTGTACCGGCTTTTTTAAGGGCACCCTTTACATTTTCAAATATTAATTTGAATTGTCCATTGGGGTCTAATGTCGGAACTTCACCGTTTTTAGCAATTGGTATAAACCCTCCGCAGTTTATTTTAATTGCCTTAATCTTCTGAAGACGTACCACATCTTCCTCAAACCAGTCACACATCAAACCAACTTGCCTGGCAGGCTGTTTGCCTCCTATTTTTCTGCCATCTGCAATGACTAAATCAAGAAGTTTGTCTCTTGCGGCAAATGATAGTTTTTGTGCTTCCTCTGTAGACATACTATCTAACTCTTTTAACGTATAATTTTTATTCGTTGCCTTAGCCATGAATATTTCCCCCTTAGAACTTGTTATGCTGTTGAGGCAGATTAATATACTATACGTATTACTCTGTCGTAACAGCCTGGATAATAATTTTAAAACTTACAATTAAACATTACTTTTTCTTTTGAAAATTAAGTGTTATATAGTGATTTCATTGGGCTAAAATTTACATGCGCTTAGTTACGCAACAATGATGCCGGTTATGAAATATTTACATGTAACTAATTTCATCTGCTGTATAAGTATAAATATAATAACATGATATAGTGGTATTGTTGAAAAACAAAAAAAATATTTAATATTTTACCTGTGGGTTTGTGCGCAAATATTTCTAAATTATTACTGTGTGGCTGAAAATTAGCGAAATATATGCGCAGACAGTGGTATTTGTTTTTTCTTCTACATTTTTTGAGTAATACTGATCAAATGATAAATTAAATGTGACAATTTATAATTCTCAAGTTAAGAAATTTAATGTAAAATTAGACATATTGGCCACAACATTGTAAAATCAAGTCATTATCAATTTATAGCCATAAAAATACTATATAATGGCAAGTATATTTTAAATTTGGAGATCGAGATATTATGGCCGCTGCGAAAACTATAAGTGAATATCTTTTACAAAAACTATTCACACATGGTGTCAGGCATATGTTTGGTGTTCCGGGTGATTATGTTCTTAGTTTTTTTCATCAAGTGGAATCCAGTTCAATAAAGGTTATTAATACGTGTGATGAGCAGGGGGCAGGTTTTGCGGCTGATGCTTATGCAAGAGTAAAAGGTTTAGGGGTGGTGTGTGTTACCTACTGCGTTGGTGGTTTGAAGGTTACAAATACAACCGCCCAGGCTTTTGCAGAAAAGTCTCCGGTTGTTGTAATAAGTGGAGCGCCGGGAACGAATGAAAGAATAAAGTCACCGCTCCTGCATCATAAGGTCAGAGAATTTGATACGCAATTGAAGGTCTTTGAACAGATAACGGTAGCATCGACGGTTATTGACAATCCTCAGACTGCATGTCGCGAAATTGACCGTGTAATAGATGCCGCTTTACAACACAAGAGGCCTGTTTATATTGAATTGCCACGTAATATGGTTTCTGTTACCGCGCTACCCTATTATTTACCACAGGATATACCTCTTCCACGTGATGACAATGCACTTAAGGAAGCACTGCTTGAGGCAAGAGATATCATCAACACATCAAGAAAGCCTGTAATTGTTTCCGGTATTGAGCTGCACAGGTACGGGTTACAGGACGAATTTCTTCAGTTTATAGATAAAACCAATATTCCGGTTGTTTCTACACCTCTGAGTAAATCGGTTATCAGTGAACACCATCCTCAATATATGGGTATTTATGAGGGGGCCATTGGTCGGAGTGATATTAGAGAATATGTAGAATCGAGTGATTGCCTTGTACTTCTGGGCGCGTTTATGACAGATATAAATCTTGGTCTGTTTACAGCGTGTCTTGACCAGGGTCGATCAATTTATGCAACCAGTGAAAAAGTATATATACATTATCACGCATATGAAAATGTGAGCCTGGGTGATTTTCTTAAAGGACTTTTGCAGACTGATATTGACAAACGAGAGACCGGGGCTATTCCTCACCCGAAACCCCTTCAGCCACTTCAACCGGTTACGGGGAAGAAAATTACAATAAACTATTTATTTCGGTCTCTTAATGCCTTTCTTGACAAAAACACCGTAGTCATCGCAGATACCGGAGATGCTATGTTCGGCGCCATGGATATAACAATACACAAGGAGACGAAGTTTCTTGCACCTGCGTATTACGCGTCAATGGGATTTGCCGTACCGGGAAGCCTTGGTGTACAATTAGCTGATCCCAATCTTCGACCACTTGTATTAGTTGGAGATGGAGCTTTTCAAATGACAGGAATGGAACTGTCAACTTCAGCAAGATATCAACTTAGCCCGATTATTATTGTTTTGAATAATAGTGGTTATGGGACTGAACGTCCGATGCTGGATGGCAGCTTCAACGATTTAACAACATGGGCATATAGTTCTATTCCTGATATTCTTAAGTCGGGTAGAGGGTTTAGCATTAAGACTGAAGATCAACTTGAAGAGGCGTTAACACTCTCCCGTCAATATGCTGAAGATATCTGTATTCTTGATGTACAAATAGATGCTGATGATAAGTCATTGGCTCTCGAGTCTATAGCGAAAGCATTTGCCAGTCGCGTTTAAAAATTCACAGGCTTTTGTTTTATACTATTTGGACTTTCAAACCTGGTTTCTCCAATCACGCTTTGTTTACACTCGGGATGGTCTTTGTCAAGCAGGTTTTGACCAACTATTGACATTTCCAGGTTTTCAACGGATGAAGAGTAGTACTGAAAGCGGTGTCTGGATGCACTTAATTACTGTGCTTCCGGCCCTTGAGATGCAGGACAACGGATAATAACTATTACTTAATATGATTCGTTAAAACAGAAAGAACACAATTACCAGGAGGTAATATAATGCAGGAAATCGTAAACTTTTTATTTGAAGTGGGTTTCTTGAAGAATGTAGAGAGAAGCGGATGGCGGCTGTTTGGGAACAAAGCACCTGAGAGCGTAGCTGAACACTCTTTTCGTTGTACTATTTTAGGATACATATTGGCAAAATTAGAAAGGGTTGACGCGTCTAAAGTAATCATGATGTGTCT includes:
- a CDS encoding glutamate synthase subunit beta, which produces MGKPSGFLEMDRKPGVKLPVDERIKNFQEFEQNVSDSELESQASRCMDCGIPSCHAYGCAVKNRIPDWNDLVYKGHWKRALAMLHSTNNFPEFTGRVCPATCEASCTLSINRRAVTIRQIEKQIAERGWSEGWIQPQPAEAKTGKRVAIVGSGPAGLAAAQQLVRKGHDVTVFEKDDRIGGMLRYGIPDYKIDRSVLERRLNQLKEEGVSFETQVNAGIDISGMYLSRTFDAVVICVGAQIPRNLVIPGRDLDGVHFAMPFLTQQNRRIAGDIITDKEVITAEGKSVIVIGGGDTGSDCIGTSIRQGAASVTHIYYQDVPPKDRPPCNPWPEWPKTFSTSSSQEEGCERFWKYQTKEFIGKNGKLTGLKVAELDWTRPEDGSRGTYTEKPGSEKIFPADLVFISIGFQHCEHGPLINDLKLELDKKGGIKIDDNKMSCLPGIFAAGDAELGASLVVRAIYSGRQAASGVHQYLMSERQSSAVE
- the gltB gene encoding glutamate synthase large subunit, whose protein sequence is METKADMLEINNFKNVNLAGQPERSGLYDPIYEHDACGVGFVANIDGTPTHSIVSNSIQISINLEHRGAIGSDKLTGDGGGLLLQIPDDFLRQVCSEQDLALPPEEKYGIGMFFMPQEEAKIKECRQTVQKIVEAEDCRFLGWRDVPSNGNSLGEISRLTQPTVHQLFITSKTLEGENFERKLYIIRRCIENEISSWTNGDYSQFYVCSFSHKTIVYKGLLTGNQLPVFFPDLSDPRFTSAFAIIHQRYSTNTFPAWNLAQPFRCLAHNGEINTLRGNINQMKAREKNLESELLGKDIEKIKPVIHDEYGSDSAVFDNVFELLVKSGRSLSHSAMMMVPEACGKKYYMSEDKRAFYEYHAAFMEPWDGPAAIVITDGRFIGAMLDRNGLRPARYTVTKNGMIIMASETGVLDIPGEEVRQRGRLQPGKMFLVDLEQNRIVPDNEIKAKISRQSPYRRYLKENLIELRGLFNPSRIPEIDLEVLRKQQHAFGYTDEDINTTISHMASRGQEPIGAMGNDNALAVLSNKPQLLYNYFKQLFAQVTNPPIDPLREELVMSLMNYIGKKGGFLEETPEHCRQIKLSHPILTPTDMWRIRNANHPGLMVRKIDILFPTQGGGEALKSAMNSLFEKAERHISDGANILVMTDRHISKERCAIPSLLAVSGLHHHLIRKGLRGSCGLIIETGEAREVMHFTLLIAFGITAICPYVAFSTVREMAEQEYLVEKKDPEDAMDAYISAVKKGLLKSFSRMGISTIRSFFGSQIFEAVGIDKAVIDEYFCDTASRIGGIGMEEIAQEVYARHLNAFPYDGKHDEFLDVGGYYSVRHGGEKHLWNPETVYKLQQATRNNDYKIFKEFTQLVDGQTKELATLRGLFEFKESAKINIEEVEPVENIMKRFMTAAMSFGSISKESHESIAIAMNRIGGRSNSGEGGEDPERFEKLPNGDWKISKIKQVASGRFGVTSEYLVNAEEIQIKMAQGAKPGEGGQLPGHKVSRDIAKVRHTTPGVSLISPPPHHDIYSIEDLKQIIYDLHCANSKAKVCIKLVAASGVGTVAAGVSKAKADQVLISGYDGGTGAAPWSSIMHAGLPWELGLADTQQTLVANQLRDRIIVQTDGQLKTGRDIVIAALLGAEEYCFGTSVLVTLGCVLMRKCHLNTCPVGVATQNPELRANFDGQAEFVERFFRFLAQEMREFMAELGFKTVDEMVGRVDKLEVRKAIDHWKAKKLDFSALLTHPDPDGKTTLHCIKKQDHELSMSLDNELIKLSENALTKKEQVIIDIPIRNINRTVGTILSSEVTRKYGSAGLPEDTIQLNLKGYAGQSLGAFLVPGITIRVEGDANDYVGKGMSGGKIIVNPFKESTFKPYQNIIAGNVILYGATGGEVFLHGMAGERFAVRNSGATAVVEGVGDHGCEYMTGGTVVVIGQTGNNFGAGMSGGIAYVYDEHEWFGMKCNLDMVDLESVWTDEDKNCLHTLLTKHFEYTQSARAKDILDHWDSRLPLFVKVMPMEYKQSLERIRQEEHRDDELVLATEEVFSG
- a CDS encoding RidA family protein, encoding MAKATNKNYTLKELDSMSTEEAQKLSFAARDKLLDLVIADGRKIGGKQPARQVGLMCDWFEEDVVRLQKIKAIKINCGGFIPIAKNGEVPTLDPNGQFKLIFENVKGALKKAGTNFDRVINTVIFMKNIDYWGEMNEVYRKYIKCSPTRAVIGCQDLNKTYQIEIVSLHAYKVAK
- a CDS encoding alpha-keto acid decarboxylase family protein; the encoded protein is MAAAKTISEYLLQKLFTHGVRHMFGVPGDYVLSFFHQVESSSIKVINTCDEQGAGFAADAYARVKGLGVVCVTYCVGGLKVTNTTAQAFAEKSPVVVISGAPGTNERIKSPLLHHKVREFDTQLKVFEQITVASTVIDNPQTACREIDRVIDAALQHKRPVYIELPRNMVSVTALPYYLPQDIPLPRDDNALKEALLEARDIINTSRKPVIVSGIELHRYGLQDEFLQFIDKTNIPVVSTPLSKSVISEHHPQYMGIYEGAIGRSDIREYVESSDCLVLLGAFMTDINLGLFTACLDQGRSIYATSEKVYIHYHAYENVSLGDFLKGLLQTDIDKRETGAIPHPKPLQPLQPVTGKKITINYLFRSLNAFLDKNTVVIADTGDAMFGAMDITIHKETKFLAPAYYASMGFAVPGSLGVQLADPNLRPLVLVGDGAFQMTGMELSTSARYQLSPIIIVLNNSGYGTERPMLDGSFNDLTTWAYSSIPDILKSGRGFSIKTEDQLEEALTLSRQYAEDICILDVQIDADDKSLALESIAKAFASRV